From a region of the uncultured Jannaschia sp. genome:
- the mscL gene encoding large conductance mechanosensitive channel protein MscL: MINEFKDFIAKGNVMDMAVGIIIGAAFTAIVTSLVGDLINPIIALFTGGIDFSGWFYVMGDGEFASIEAATEAGVPVFAVGNFIMAVINFLIIAFVVFMLVKMVNRIKAAAERPDDAAPEVDTGPSELDVLLQIRDEMRAGRTAAE; this comes from the coding sequence ATGATCAACGAATTCAAGGACTTCATCGCCAAGGGCAATGTCATGGACATGGCCGTCGGTATCATCATCGGCGCGGCCTTCACCGCGATCGTGACGTCGCTGGTGGGCGATCTCATCAATCCGATCATCGCGCTCTTCACCGGGGGCATCGATTTCTCGGGCTGGTTCTACGTCATGGGAGACGGCGAATTCGCCTCGATCGAGGCGGCGACCGAGGCCGGTGTGCCGGTCTTCGCGGTCGGCAACTTCATCATGGCCGTGATCAATTTCCTGATCATCGCCTTCGTGGTCTTCATGCTGGTGAAGATGGTGAACCGCATCAAGGCCGCCGCCGAGCGCCCCGACGATGCCGCCCCCGAGGTCGACACCGGCCCGTCCGAGCTCGACGTTCTGCTCCAGATCCGCGACGAGATGCGCGCGGGCCGCACCGCCGCCGAGTGA
- the pnp gene encoding polyribonucleotide nucleotidyltransferase, whose amino-acid sequence MFNIVKKEMEWGHDTLSLETGQIARQADGCVIATYGETSVMAAVTYAKQPKPGQDFFPLTVHYNEKYYAAGKVPGGFFKREARPTEKETLTSRLIDRPIRPLFVDGFKNEVLVICTVLSHDLENDPDMVAMIAASAALTISGAPFMGPIAGARVGFVDGEYVLNPSVDDMHQLKNNPEQRLDLVVAGTKDAVMMVESEAYELSEAEMLGAVKFGHEQMQPVIDLIVALAEDAAKEPMDFQVPDYSALLSRVSEIGEQKMRDAYAITDKQERTGAVSAVKDAIKAELTDEEREDANLGTALKKLESKVLRGDVVKNKKRIDGRALDKVRAIESQVGLLPRTHGSALFTRGETQALVVTTLGTGDDEQFIDALHGNFKSNFLLHYNFPPYSVGEVGRFGPPGRREIGHGKLAWRALQAVLPSATDFPYTIRLVSEITESNGSSSMATVCGSSLAMMDAAVPLKAPVAGVAMGLVLEDDGDYAVLTDILGDEDHLGDMDFKVAGTADGITSLQMDIKIAGITPEIMETALEQAKAGRLHILDEMANALTEGRSEFSAHAPRIETMQVPTDKIREVIGSGGKVIREIVEVSGAKVDIQDDGTIKIASPNGEAIQKAYDMIHSIVAEPEEGKVYKGKVVKIVDFGAFVNFFGKRDGLVHVSQIENKRLNHPSDVLSEGQEVWVKLLGFDDRGKVRLAMKMVDQETGKEMAGEDAD is encoded by the coding sequence ATGTTCAACATCGTCAAGAAAGAGATGGAGTGGGGTCACGACACCCTCTCCCTGGAGACCGGTCAGATCGCCCGCCAGGCCGATGGCTGCGTCATCGCCACCTACGGCGAAACCAGCGTCATGGCCGCCGTGACCTATGCCAAGCAGCCGAAGCCGGGACAGGACTTCTTCCCGCTCACGGTCCACTACAACGAAAAGTACTACGCCGCGGGCAAGGTCCCCGGCGGCTTCTTCAAGCGTGAGGCCCGCCCCACCGAGAAGGAGACCCTGACGAGCCGCCTGATCGACCGTCCGATCCGCCCGCTCTTCGTCGACGGCTTCAAGAACGAAGTGCTCGTGATCTGCACCGTGCTCAGCCACGACCTCGAGAATGACCCCGACATGGTCGCCATGATCGCCGCCTCGGCCGCGCTGACGATCTCGGGCGCGCCCTTCATGGGCCCGATCGCCGGTGCCCGCGTGGGCTTCGTCGACGGCGAGTACGTGCTGAACCCGTCCGTGGACGACATGCACCAGCTCAAGAACAACCCCGAGCAGCGTCTCGACCTGGTTGTCGCCGGCACCAAGGACGCCGTGATGATGGTCGAATCGGAGGCCTATGAGCTGTCCGAAGCCGAGATGCTGGGCGCCGTGAAGTTCGGCCACGAGCAGATGCAGCCCGTGATCGACCTGATCGTCGCCCTCGCCGAGGACGCCGCCAAGGAGCCGATGGACTTCCAGGTCCCCGACTATTCCGCCCTCCTGTCCCGCGTCAGCGAGATCGGCGAGCAGAAGATGCGCGACGCCTATGCCATCACCGACAAGCAGGAGCGGACCGGCGCCGTCTCGGCCGTCAAGGACGCCATCAAGGCCGAGCTGACTGACGAGGAGCGCGAGGACGCCAATCTCGGCACCGCCCTGAAGAAGCTCGAATCCAAGGTGCTTCGCGGCGACGTCGTGAAGAACAAGAAGCGCATCGACGGCCGTGCCCTCGACAAAGTCCGCGCCATCGAGAGCCAGGTCGGCCTCCTGCCGCGTACCCACGGCTCGGCGCTCTTCACCCGCGGCGAGACGCAGGCCCTCGTGGTCACGACGCTCGGCACCGGTGACGACGAGCAGTTCATCGACGCGCTGCATGGCAACTTCAAATCGAACTTCCTGCTGCACTACAACTTCCCGCCCTACTCGGTCGGCGAAGTCGGCCGCTTCGGTCCTCCAGGCCGCCGCGAGATCGGTCACGGCAAGCTGGCCTGGCGTGCGCTGCAGGCGGTTCTGCCGTCCGCGACGGACTTCCCCTACACGATCCGTCTCGTCTCCGAGATCACGGAATCCAACGGCTCGTCCTCGATGGCCACGGTCTGCGGATCGTCGCTGGCGATGATGGACGCCGCCGTGCCGCTCAAGGCCCCCGTGGCCGGCGTGGCCATGGGCCTCGTGCTGGAAGACGATGGCGACTACGCGGTCCTGACCGACATCCTCGGCGACGAGGATCACCTGGGCGATATGGACTTCAAGGTCGCCGGTACCGCCGACGGCATCACCTCGCTCCAGATGGACATCAAGATCGCAGGCATCACGCCCGAGATCATGGAGACTGCGCTGGAGCAGGCCAAGGCCGGCCGTCTGCACATCCTCGACGAGATGGCGAACGCCCTGACCGAAGGGCGCTCCGAATTCTCGGCCCACGCCCCCCGCATCGAGACGATGCAGGTGCCCACCGACAAGATCCGTGAAGTGATCGGCTCGGGCGGCAAGGTCATCCGCGAGATCGTGGAAGTCTCGGGCGCCAAGGTCGACATCCAGGACGACGGCACCATCAAGATCGCGTCGCCCAACGGCGAGGCCATCCAGAAGGCCTATGACATGATCCACTCGATCGTGGCCGAGCCCGAGGAGGGCAAGGTCTACAAGGGCAAGGTCGTGAAGATCGTCGATTTCGGCGCCTTCGTGAACTTCTTCGGCAAGCGCGACGGCCTCGTGCACGTCTCCCAGATCGAGAACAAGCGCCTGAACCACCCCTCCGACGTGCTGTCGGAAGGCCAGGAGGTCTGGGTCAAGCTTCTCGGCTTCGACGATCGCGGCAAGGTGCGCCTCGCCATGAAGATGGTCGATCAGGAGACCGGCAAGGAAATGGCGGGCGAAGACGCCGACTGA
- a CDS encoding sodium-dependent bicarbonate transport family permease, translating into MDIVFDILATMVEQIQKPTLAFLLGGMVLAALGSKLEVPGPVYKFVVLLLLLKVGLGAGISVREANLMELVVPALAAAAVGVAIVLIGMVTLARWRGVSRTDGMATAGLFGAVSASTLAAGMAMLDSEGVTYEGFIGALYPFMDIAALVTAIVLAKLAEQRRAAPAVQGGTVALGGGSGGSAFDGKLVREILVDTFRSAAISALVLGLALGIFAKPDSVYESFYEPLFRGLLSILMLIMGMEAWSRLSELRKVAGAYILYGLTAPLVHGLLGFGAGLVAHHLTGFSGGGVVLLAVMAASSSDISGPPTMRGALPEANPSAYVGTSTGLGTPVAILSIPLWMALADAFIGL; encoded by the coding sequence ATGGACATCGTATTCGACATCCTCGCCACCATGGTGGAGCAGATCCAGAAGCCCACCCTCGCCTTCCTGCTGGGCGGGATGGTGCTGGCCGCGCTCGGCTCCAAGCTCGAGGTGCCGGGGCCGGTCTACAAGTTCGTCGTCCTCCTCCTGCTGCTGAAGGTCGGCTTGGGCGCGGGCATCTCGGTGCGCGAGGCGAACCTTATGGAGCTCGTGGTGCCCGCGCTGGCTGCGGCTGCGGTCGGGGTCGCCATCGTCCTGATCGGCATGGTGACGCTGGCCCGCTGGCGGGGCGTGTCGCGCACCGACGGCATGGCGACGGCGGGGCTGTTCGGCGCGGTCTCGGCCTCGACGCTGGCCGCCGGGATGGCAATGCTCGACAGCGAGGGCGTCACCTACGAAGGCTTCATCGGCGCGCTCTACCCGTTCATGGATATCGCGGCACTGGTCACGGCGATCGTGTTGGCCAAGCTGGCCGAACAGCGGCGCGCGGCCCCCGCGGTACAGGGCGGCACGGTGGCGCTGGGCGGCGGCTCGGGCGGGTCGGCGTTCGATGGCAAGCTGGTCCGCGAGATCCTCGTCGACACGTTCCGCAGCGCCGCGATCTCGGCCCTCGTCCTCGGGCTGGCGTTGGGGATCTTCGCCAAGCCTGACTCGGTCTACGAGAGCTTCTACGAGCCGCTCTTCCGCGGGCTCCTGTCGATCCTGATGCTCATCATGGGGATGGAGGCCTGGTCGCGCCTGTCGGAGCTGCGCAAGGTTGCGGGCGCCTACATCCTCTACGGGCTGACCGCGCCGCTGGTCCACGGCCTTCTGGGCTTCGGCGCGGGGCTCGTCGCCCACCACCTGACCGGGTTCTCGGGCGGCGGCGTGGTCCTGCTGGCGGTGATGGCGGCGTCGAGCTCGGACATCTCGGGCCCGCCGACCATGCGCGGCGCCCTCCCCGAGGCGAACCCCTCGGCCTATGTCGGCACCTCGACCGGGCTCGGGACGCCGGTGGCGATCCTGTCGATCCCGCTCTGGATGGCGCTGGCCGATGCGTTCATCGGCCTCTGA
- a CDS encoding YtoQ family protein: protein MKLNVYLAGEIHTDWRRTITEGAAHLPVTFTAPVTDHDASDDCGVAILGAEPDKVWHDRKGAQLNAIRTRKAIADADVVVVRFGDKYKQWNAAFDAGQAAALGKALIVQHAPEHAHPLKEVDAAALAVCETPEQVVQVLEYVLTGGLPA from the coding sequence ATGAAGCTCAACGTCTATCTCGCCGGTGAAATCCACACCGACTGGCGCCGCACGATCACCGAGGGCGCGGCGCATCTGCCCGTGACCTTCACCGCGCCGGTGACCGATCACGACGCCTCGGACGATTGCGGCGTCGCGATCCTCGGGGCCGAGCCCGACAAGGTCTGGCACGACCGCAAGGGCGCCCAGCTCAACGCGATCCGCACCCGCAAGGCGATCGCCGACGCGGACGTCGTGGTCGTGCGCTTCGGCGACAAGTACAAGCAATGGAACGCGGCCTTCGACGCGGGCCAGGCCGCAGCACTGGGCAAGGCCCTGATCGTGCAGCACGCGCCCGAACACGCCCACCCCCTGAAGGAGGTGGACGCGGCGGCCCTCGCGGTCTGCGAGACGCCCGAGCAGGTCGTGCAGGTGCTCGAATACGTGCTGACCGGCGGCCTTCCGGCTTAA
- a CDS encoding LysR family transcriptional regulator, whose translation MATLNYHHLRYFHAVARAGNLTRAAETLNVSQSALSTQIRTLEARLGHPLFDRVGRGLELTEVGRMALDHAERIFRIGDDLLATLGRAGGGSEPLRVGAVATLSRNFQTRFLAPVLGRETGIELRSDNASALIADLRTLALDVVLTSEPPRDAGRDLLIHPLATEPVAIHGPPDRLGQGTLSALLAEGAFILPSDPGIRSGFLALGERMGVTPRIAAEVDDMAMIRLLVREGAGLAVVPAVVVADELASGRLATAPFALDLAARFHAVTLRRRFPHPALAELLPA comes from the coding sequence ATGGCCACGCTCAACTATCACCACCTCCGCTACTTCCATGCCGTGGCGCGCGCCGGGAACCTGACCCGCGCCGCCGAGACGCTGAACGTGTCGCAATCCGCGCTCTCGACCCAGATCCGCACGCTCGAGGCGCGGCTGGGGCATCCGCTCTTCGATCGGGTCGGGCGCGGGCTGGAGCTGACCGAGGTCGGGCGGATGGCGCTCGACCATGCCGAGCGCATCTTCCGCATCGGCGACGACCTTCTGGCGACGCTGGGCCGCGCGGGCGGCGGGTCCGAGCCGCTGCGGGTCGGCGCGGTCGCCACGCTCTCGCGCAACTTCCAGACGCGGTTCCTCGCCCCCGTCCTCGGGCGCGAGACGGGGATCGAGCTGCGCTCCGACAATGCCAGCGCGCTGATCGCGGACCTCCGGACGCTGGCGCTCGACGTCGTCCTGACCTCCGAGCCGCCGCGCGATGCGGGCCGCGACCTCCTGATCCATCCGCTCGCGACCGAGCCCGTGGCCATCCACGGCCCGCCGGACCGGTTGGGGCAGGGGACGCTGTCCGCGCTTCTGGCCGAGGGCGCGTTCATCCTGCCGTCCGATCCCGGCATCCGGTCGGGGTTCCTCGCGCTGGGCGAGCGGATGGGTGTGACCCCCCGGATCGCCGCCGAGGTCGACGATATGGCGATGATCCGCCTCCTCGTGCGCGAGGGCGCGGGCCTCGCCGTTGTGCCGGCCGTCGTCGTCGCCGACGAGCTGGCTTCGGGGCGGCTCGCGACCGCGCCCTTCGCGCTCGACCTCGCCGCGCGCTTCCACGCCGTCACGCTCCGCCGCCGCTTTCCGCACCCCGCGCTGGCCGAGCTTCTGCCGGCCTGA
- a CDS encoding Lrp/AsnC family transcriptional regulator, producing MTQIDATDARLLRLVQSDGTLTAQQLSDRLNLSPSACHRRVQRLERAGVIRGRVALIDGRTIGRRTVVFVEISLATQADEVLDAFEAAVARIPDVLECHLMTGAYDYLLKVVARDSEDFARIHRAHLAGLPGVAMLQSSFALKTVFSTTALPVDDP from the coding sequence ATGACACAGATCGACGCGACCGACGCCCGCCTCCTCCGACTCGTTCAGAGCGACGGCACGCTGACGGCGCAGCAGCTCTCCGACCGCCTCAATCTGTCGCCTTCCGCCTGCCATCGCCGCGTCCAGCGCCTCGAACGGGCGGGCGTGATCCGGGGGCGCGTGGCACTCATCGACGGGCGGACCATCGGGCGGCGAACGGTCGTCTTCGTCGAGATCAGCCTCGCAACCCAGGCCGACGAGGTGCTGGATGCGTTCGAAGCCGCGGTCGCCCGCATTCCAGACGTGCTCGAATGCCACCTGATGACCGGCGCCTACGACTATCTCCTGAAGGTCGTCGCACGCGACAGCGAGGATTTCGCCCGCATCCACCGCGCACATCTCGCGGGCTTGCCGGGGGTGGCAATGCTGCAATCGTCCTTTGCGCTCAAGACCGTCTTCTCGACCACGGCACTGCCGGTGGACGACCCCTAG
- the rpsO gene encoding 30S ribosomal protein S15: MSITVEEKNRLIKEFATKEGDTGSPEVQVAILTSRITTLTEHFKTHKKDNHSRRGLLMMVAQRRKLLDYTRGKSEERYQDLIKRLGIRR, translated from the coding sequence ATGTCGATCACCGTCGAAGAGAAGAACCGCCTGATCAAGGAATTCGCGACCAAGGAAGGCGACACCGGTTCGCCCGAAGTCCAGGTCGCGATCCTCACGTCGCGCATCACCACGCTGACCGAGCACTTCAAGACCCACAAGAAGGACAACCACTCGCGTCGTGGTCTCCTGATGATGGTCGCGCAGCGCCGGAAGCTTCTGGATTACACGCGCGGCAAGTCCGAAGAGCGGTATCAGGACCTGATCAAGCGCCTCGGCATCCGCCGCTGA
- the ald gene encoding alanine dehydrogenase, with protein MRIGCPTEIKPQEFRVGVTPAAAMEAVLHGHEVVVQAGAGLGSGFEDAEYMAVGAKILPDAAAVFEQADMIVKVKEPQAGERKMLREGQVLFTYLHLAPDPDQTHDLIASGATCIAYETVTDRAGGLPLLAPMSEVAGKLAPQVGAWTLQKANGGRGVLMGGVPGVGPARIAVIGGGVVGTHAARVAAGMGAEVTVLDRSLTRLRYLDDAFGSAFRTRYASAGNTAELVAEADMVIGAVLVPGAAAPKLVRRDQLAGMKTGAAIVDVAIDQGGCFETSKATTHDDPIYEVDGVMHYCVANMPGAVARTSTIALGNATLPFLLALADKGWRAACLADPHLRAGLNVHAGQLTYAAVGEALDLPTIAAEDVLAA; from the coding sequence ATGCGCATCGGATGCCCCACTGAAATCAAGCCGCAGGAATTCCGCGTGGGCGTGACGCCCGCCGCCGCGATGGAGGCCGTGCTGCATGGCCACGAGGTCGTCGTGCAGGCGGGCGCGGGTCTCGGGTCGGGCTTCGAGGATGCCGAGTACATGGCTGTCGGGGCCAAGATCCTGCCCGACGCGGCGGCGGTGTTCGAGCAGGCCGACATGATCGTGAAGGTGAAGGAGCCGCAGGCCGGGGAGCGCAAGATGCTGCGCGAAGGCCAGGTGCTCTTCACCTACCTGCATCTCGCCCCCGATCCGGACCAGACGCATGATTTGATCGCGTCGGGCGCGACCTGCATCGCCTACGAGACGGTGACGGACCGCGCCGGTGGCCTGCCGCTTCTGGCGCCGATGTCGGAAGTCGCGGGCAAGCTCGCGCCGCAGGTCGGGGCTTGGACGCTCCAGAAGGCCAATGGTGGCCGCGGCGTTCTGATGGGCGGCGTGCCGGGCGTCGGACCCGCGCGGATCGCCGTGATCGGCGGCGGTGTCGTCGGCACCCACGCGGCGCGGGTCGCGGCGGGCATGGGCGCCGAGGTGACGGTGCTCGACCGCTCGCTGACGCGGCTGCGCTATCTCGACGACGCGTTCGGGTCGGCGTTCCGCACCCGATATGCCAGCGCGGGAAACACCGCCGAGCTGGTGGCCGAGGCCGACATGGTGATCGGCGCGGTCCTCGTGCCGGGCGCCGCGGCGCCCAAGCTCGTGCGGCGCGACCAGCTGGCGGGCATGAAGACGGGTGCGGCCATCGTCGATGTCGCCATCGACCAGGGTGGTTGCTTCGAGACCTCGAAAGCCACCACCCATGACGACCCGATCTACGAGGTGGACGGGGTGATGCACTACTGCGTGGCGAACATGCCGGGCGCGGTGGCGCGGACCTCGACCATCGCGCTGGGCAACGCGACGCTGCCCTTCCTGCTGGCGCTGGCCGACAAGGGCTGGCGGGCGGCCTGCCTTGCTGATCCGCACCTGCGGGCGGGTCTGAACGTGCATGCCGGGCAGCTCACCTATGCCGCCGTGGGCGAGGCGCTGGACCTGCCGACCATCGCGGCCGAGGACGTGCTAGCCGCCTGA
- a CDS encoding glutathione S-transferase N-terminal domain-containing protein, giving the protein MAELSAFPITERWTPQDPTKLQLFSFPTPNGVKASIALEELGLPYEAHRVTLSDADVKSDAFLSLNPNNKIPAIIDPDGPNGQPIGLFESGAILLYLGEKTGRLLGSDAAAKAHVTQWIMWQMGGLGPMLGQLGFFVKFAGKEIDDPRPRQRYVDEAKRLLGVFAGEIEGRDWIAGEFSMADIAIAPWLNALNFYEAKDIVEWDAHPVLQDYVDRFKARPAVEVGMRTPPREG; this is encoded by the coding sequence ATGGCCGAACTCTCCGCCTTCCCGATCACCGAGCGCTGGACGCCGCAGGACCCCACGAAGTTGCAGCTCTTCAGCTTTCCGACGCCCAATGGCGTGAAGGCGTCCATCGCGCTCGAGGAGCTGGGACTGCCCTACGAGGCGCATCGCGTGACGCTCTCGGATGCGGACGTGAAGTCCGACGCGTTTCTGTCGCTGAACCCCAACAACAAGATCCCCGCGATCATCGATCCCGACGGGCCGAACGGCCAGCCCATCGGCCTGTTCGAGAGCGGGGCGATCCTGCTCTATCTCGGGGAGAAGACGGGGCGCCTGCTGGGGTCGGATGCGGCCGCGAAGGCGCATGTCACGCAATGGATCATGTGGCAGATGGGCGGGCTGGGACCGATGCTGGGACAGCTCGGGTTCTTCGTGAAATTCGCGGGCAAGGAGATCGACGATCCCCGGCCGCGCCAGCGCTATGTCGACGAGGCCAAGCGCCTGCTGGGTGTGTTCGCGGGCGAAATCGAGGGACGCGACTGGATCGCGGGCGAGTTCTCGATGGCCGATATCGCGATCGCGCCCTGGCTGAACGCGCTGAATTTCTACGAGGCCAAGGACATCGTCGAGTGGGACGCCCATCCCGTGCTGCAGGACTATGTCGATCGGTTCAAGGCGCGGCCCGCGGTCGAGGTCGGGATGCGGACGCCGCCGCGCGAGGGCTGA
- a CDS encoding AzlC family ABC transporter permease — MTAPPPSRRTPFALGVARGLPFIVIMVPFGMLFGVLAAEVGLPLAQVVAFSVVVIAGAAQFTAVQLISDGAPVAIVILSALAVNLRMVMYSAAMVPHVGAAPLWQRAALSYLLVDQTYALSVAAYEERPDWSIADRVAFFAGTALPVFPAWVGASYAGAALGARIPEAWSLDFALPLAFLALVGPLLRTRAHVAAAFVSVVAALVFAWMPWNLGLIVAALLAMATGAEMERRA; from the coding sequence ATGACCGCCCCTCCGCCGAGCCGTCGGACGCCCTTCGCCCTCGGCGTCGCACGCGGCCTGCCCTTCATCGTCATCATGGTGCCCTTCGGCATGCTCTTCGGGGTGCTCGCCGCCGAGGTCGGGCTGCCGCTGGCGCAGGTCGTGGCCTTCTCGGTCGTCGTGATCGCGGGCGCGGCACAGTTCACGGCGGTGCAGCTCATCTCCGACGGGGCGCCGGTGGCGATCGTCATCCTCTCGGCGCTGGCGGTGAACCTCCGGATGGTGATGTATTCGGCGGCCATGGTGCCGCATGTCGGGGCGGCCCCGCTCTGGCAGCGGGCGGCGCTGTCCTACCTCCTGGTGGACCAGACCTATGCACTGTCGGTCGCGGCCTACGAGGAGCGGCCCGACTGGTCGATCGCAGACCGCGTCGCATTCTTCGCGGGCACCGCCCTGCCGGTCTTCCCGGCTTGGGTCGGCGCGAGCTATGCGGGGGCCGCGCTGGGCGCGCGCATCCCCGAGGCGTGGTCGCTCGACTTCGCGCTGCCCTTGGCGTTTCTCGCCCTCGTCGGCCCGCTCCTGCGCACTCGCGCCCATGTCGCGGCGGCCTTCGTGTCGGTGGTCGCGGCGCTGGTCTTCGCGTGGATGCCCTGGAACCTCGGGTTGATCGTCGCGGCGCTGCTCGCCATGGCGACCGGAGCCGAGATGGAGCGTCGGGCATGA
- a CDS encoding AzlD domain-containing protein, with protein MSTATVWIVIAALAVGTYLTRFAFLGLVGDRPMPPWLLRHLRYAGVAVLPGLVAPAVVWPEATGGTLDAAHLVAAGVALGVGAWRRDVLQAVIAGALVFAGLGWALG; from the coding sequence ATGAGCACCGCGACCGTCTGGATCGTCATCGCGGCGCTGGCGGTGGGCACCTACCTGACGCGCTTTGCCTTCCTCGGGCTGGTCGGCGACCGGCCGATGCCACCCTGGCTGCTGCGGCACCTGCGCTATGCGGGGGTTGCGGTCCTGCCGGGGCTGGTCGCGCCCGCCGTGGTCTGGCCCGAGGCGACGGGCGGCACGCTCGATGCCGCGCACCTGGTGGCGGCGGGGGTGGCGCTGGGCGTGGGCGCGTGGCGGCGGGACGTGTTGCAGGCGGTGATCGCGGGCGCGCTGGTCTTCGCGGGCCTCGGCTGGGCACTGGGCTAG